tagatagatagatagatagatagatagatagatagatagatagatagatagatagatagatagatagatatttggaTGGAAGGATAGATAttcagatggatagacagatatatggatgatggatggatggatggatggacagatattCAGGGTGGATATATAttcagatagatggatggataaatattCAGATGGATAGACACatatttggatggatggatggatggatggatggatggatggacagatattCAGGGTggatatatattcacatagatggatagatattcagatggatagacagatatttggatggatggatgatggatagatattcagatgatggatggatgatagatggatggatagacagatattCGGATGGAAGGATAGATATTCAGATgtatagatggatggacggacagatatTCAGGATGGATATATAttcagatagacagatggatagacatatatttggatggatggatggatggatggatggatggatggatggatagatattcAGGATGGATAGACTGATATtcggatgaatggatggatggatgtatggatggatattcagatggatagacagatattTGGATGGATAGACGGACAGATATTCAGGATGGATATATAttcagatagacagatggatagacatatttggatggatggatggatggatggatagatattcAGATGGATAGACTGatatttggatggatggatggatggatggatattcagatggatagacagatattTGGATGGATAGAGCGATattcggatggatggatggatggatggatggatggatggatggatattcggatggatagacagaaattcggatggatggatggatggatgaatattcggatggatggacagatattcagatggatggatggatggatggatggacagacaccACTCAGCTTCACTGTAAAGATTTGATTTTTCAAAGATTGTTGAAGtacgttttacaagaaaataagGTGAATTCATGTAATTTGCCATTCAGATGACTGGGACAAAAAATGCCCCAAATATCagtttttctacttcaaaatttcacatttatttcattgtgttacTTGCTATTTCTTTTCAGCTGAGGCTTCAGTGATGATTAACTTTATATTGATTATGTGTGTTTTAATAGCGCATCTCCAGATCTTATTGGCTGTTGGCTTAGCCGTTCTCTGTTTCTGCCTGGTGATTGGCTGCATAATCTGTTGCTGGCATCGGAAGTCCCATCCCACGGATGACAAGGAGGCGGGGCTATCCTTACCTCCTCTACCTGCAGATCATGTGACGGTGACTCTCAGCCCCTCCCCTTCCATCAACACCCTGCCAATCAAACAGCAGTATGAGGAACTGGACGGAGACGTCCTGGACTATCCCTCATTCAACAGCAGCTCAACACCGTCAGAGGACGATCTTTCCTTCACATCTCTTTCGGGACCTCCGAAGTCTCATTTCACTCTACGGCGGCTCAGTTCCCCCGTCGTTTCATCGAAACCCACTAAACCTGCCGTTCGTGTTCGTTCCTCGCTCCCAAACATTCCTAAACTCAGCCTAAAGTCACAAAAGCGCAAGAATGGTAACATCTCGTATACGGAAAGCAGCAGGCTTAAAGCCGATAACAACCAACATTATGGCTCCAACTCTCACAAACCCACACCATCCCTTCACTTCACTTTACTTTTCTCACCGTCGGAGGGCAAACTCACCGTCACCATTCTGGGTCTCTATCGGGGTTCAAGGAAACTGAGTGGAGCCACAGTCAGGGCGTGTCTGCCTCCGCTCTGCCCCACGCCGCTTCAGGACGGCCGGACGCGCAGGCGCAGCCTCAGTCCAGACGCTCCTGCGCAGGTGTTCCAGCTGCAGGTGAGATCGGCAGAGGAGCTTCAGACCTGCACCCTCAGACTGATCGTGTCCAGCAGGGATTTCTCAGGTCTGAGGGAGACGGCTGTGGGCGAACTGGAAATGGCATGTGCAGAAATCCACTGGGAACCCGATTCCACCGTCACCTTCAATTGTCAGCTCAACCCTGCGAGGAGGAGGCTGAGGAAGGTATTAGAGGAGCAGTGTGATAGAGTGACAGACATATTGAAACAGGTTTCTAAACACTCTCTCCATATTCCATTAGTCAGACAAACATACACGACTTCAGTATGAATTAACCAAGTAGAACCAAAGTTGATATTTGactggaaggatggatggatggatggatggatggatggatggatggatggatggatggatatgcaGATAGAAAGATTTATCGATTTTCAGATAGATATTCAGACAGATATTCGAATAGATATTTGGATAGATATTCAAATAGATATTTGGATAGATATTCGGATAGATATTTGgat
The Megalobrama amblycephala isolate DHTTF-2021 linkage group LG19, ASM1881202v1, whole genome shotgun sequence DNA segment above includes these coding regions:
- the LOC125253798 gene encoding uncharacterized protein LOC125253798 isoform X3, which produces MQVELEAHLQILLAVGLAVLCFCLVIGCIICCWHRKSHPTDDKEAGLSLPPLPADHVTVTLSPSPSINTLPIKQQYEELDGDVLDYPSFNSSSTPSEDDLSFTSLSGPPKSHFTLRRLSSPVVSSKPTKPAVRVRSSLPNIPKLSLKSQKRKNGNISYTESSRLKADNNQHYGSNSHKPTPSLHFTLLFSPSEGKLTVTILGLYRGSRKLSGATVRACLPPLCPTPLQDGRTRRRSLSPDAPAQVFQLQVRSAEELQTCTLRLIVSSRDFSGLRETAVGELEMACAEIHWEPDSTVTFNCQLNPARRRLRKVLEEQCDRVTDILKQSQSSHDGVGDIRASVCPVRFLGQILILLQYQTLAHRMKVMVRKAENLPKLTRMPGTPDHYVVINLRQDGKVISTKETKGASGANAVWNAPFLFDLPAGDISRLPLLLELIVMQGRLYTKSCILGRVLIGYEGSEAGNQHWSEMCSRAQVETAYWHELQPDTS
- the LOC125253798 gene encoding uncharacterized protein LOC125253798 isoform X1, producing MNALNVVSEEFNATDGQKKELQTAHLQILLAVGLAVLCFCLVIGCIICCWHRKSHPTDDKEAGLSLPPLPADHVTVTLSPSPSINTLPIKQQYEELDGDVLDYPSFNSSSTPSEDDLSFTSLSGPPKSHFTLRRLSSPVVSSKPTKPAVRVRSSLPNIPKLSLKSQKRKNGNISYTESSRLKADNNQHYGSNSHKPTPSLHFTLLFSPSEGKLTVTILGLYRGSRKLSGATVRACLPPLCPTPLQDGRTRRRSLSPDAPAQVFQLQVRSAEELQTCTLRLIVSSRDFSGLRETAVGELEMACAEIHWEPDSTVTFNCQLNPARRRLRKVLEEQCDRVTDILKQSQSSHDGVGDIRASVCPVRFLGQILILLQYQTLAHRMKVMVRKAENLPKLTRMPGTPDHYVVINLRQDGKVISTKETKGASGANAVWNAPFLFDLPAGDISRLPLLLELIVMQGRLYTKSCILGRVLIGYEGSEAGNQHWSEMCSRAQVETAYWHELQPDTS
- the LOC125253798 gene encoding synaptotagmin-4 isoform X2 is translated as MNALNVVSEEFNATDGQKKELQTAHLQILLAVGLAVLCFCLVIGCIICCWHRKSHPTDDKEAGLSLPPLPADHVTVTLSPSPSINTLPIKQQYEELDGDVLDYPSFNSSSTPSEDDLSFTSLSGPPKSHFTLRRLSSPVVSSKPTKPAVRVRSSLPNIPKLSLKSQKRKNGNISYTESSRLKADNNQHYGSNSHKPTPSLHFTLLFSPSEGKLTVTILGLYRGSRKLSGATVRACLPPLCPTPLQDGRTRRRSLSPDAPAQVFQLQVRSAEELQTCTLRLIVSSRDFSGLRETAVGELEMACAEIHWEPDSTVTFNCQLNPARRRLRKSQSSHDGVGDIRASVCPVRFLGQILILLQYQTLAHRMKVMVRKAENLPKLTRMPGTPDHYVVINLRQDGKVISTKETKGASGANAVWNAPFLFDLPAGDISRLPLLLELIVMQGRLYTKSCILGRVLIGYEGSEAGNQHWSEMCSRAQVETAYWHELQPDTS